From the genome of Duffyella gerundensis, one region includes:
- the dacD gene encoding serine-type D-Ala-D-Ala carboxypeptidase DacD, producing MKRRLSVSLSVVVALISSAYADDDTMPFPLTPPAIDAASWVLMDATTGQILTAGNPDERRNPASLTKLMTGYVVDRAIDQKRITRDDVVTVGKDAWAAGNPEFKGSSLMFLKPNEKVSVRDLSRGVIIDSGNDACVALADYVAGSQANFVTLMNQYVSKLGLANTHFETVHGLDAPGQFSTARDLAKLSRAIIAGEPDFYQMYSEKSLTWNGITQQNRNGLLWDKTLHVDGLKTGHTASAGFNIIASSVEGQHRLIAVIMGGKSSKGREEQARKLLTWGQNTFDTVQLFHAGKKIGDEQVWYGNPHQVAVGTQQDYYLSVPRSEVKDVKATYVIDRPLLEAPLKANEPIGTIKVLDKGKTLATYPLVTLNAVNQGGIVTRIEDYLKLKL from the coding sequence TTGAAAAGGCGTCTAAGTGTTTCGTTATCCGTTGTTGTGGCTCTGATTTCTTCGGCATATGCCGATGACGATACGATGCCTTTCCCCCTGACGCCACCGGCGATCGATGCCGCTTCCTGGGTATTGATGGATGCCACCACCGGGCAGATCCTCACTGCGGGCAATCCTGATGAGCGGCGCAATCCGGCCAGCCTGACCAAACTGATGACCGGCTATGTGGTGGATCGGGCAATCGATCAGAAACGTATCACGCGTGATGACGTGGTGACCGTTGGCAAAGACGCGTGGGCTGCCGGTAATCCGGAGTTCAAAGGCTCGTCACTGATGTTTCTCAAGCCCAACGAGAAGGTCAGCGTGCGCGATCTGAGCCGCGGCGTCATTATCGATTCCGGCAACGATGCCTGTGTGGCGCTGGCCGACTACGTGGCGGGCAGCCAGGCCAATTTCGTTACGCTGATGAACCAGTACGTCAGCAAACTGGGCCTGGCAAACACCCATTTTGAAACCGTGCACGGGCTGGATGCGCCTGGCCAGTTCTCCACCGCCCGCGATTTGGCAAAACTGTCGCGCGCTATTATCGCTGGTGAGCCCGATTTTTATCAGATGTACAGTGAGAAATCGCTGACCTGGAACGGCATCACCCAGCAGAACCGCAACGGCCTGCTGTGGGATAAAACCCTGCACGTTGACGGCCTGAAAACCGGTCATACTGCCTCGGCGGGCTTTAATATCATCGCCTCCAGCGTCGAAGGCCAGCATCGCCTGATCGCGGTGATCATGGGCGGTAAAAGCAGCAAAGGCCGCGAAGAGCAGGCGCGCAAACTGCTGACCTGGGGACAGAACACCTTTGATACCGTGCAGCTGTTCCATGCCGGGAAAAAGATCGGCGATGAGCAGGTCTGGTACGGCAATCCGCATCAGGTCGCGGTGGGCACGCAGCAGGACTATTATCTGTCGGTGCCGCGCAGCGAAGTCAAAGACGTCAAGGCCACCTACGTGATCGATCGCCCGCTGCTGGAAGCGCCGCTGAAGGCGAATGAGCCGATCGGCACCATCAAAGTGCTGGATAAAGGCAAAACGCTGGCCACCTATCCGCTGGTCACGCTGAACGCGGTTAACCAGGGCGGTATTGTGACGCGTATCGAAGATTATCTGAAGCTCAAGCTGTAA
- a CDS encoding TonB-dependent siderophore receptor — MLVSTSTLAADDTERLAADEAMIVTAEQELKQQPGASVITAEDIKKSPPVNDLSDIIRKMPGVNLTGNSASGSRGNNRQIDIRGMGPENTLILIDGVPVTSRNAVRYSWRGERDTRGDSNWVPAEMVERIDVLRGPAAARYGSGAAGGVVNIITKRPTRDWHGSLSLFTNQPEDDAEGDTRRANFNLSGPLAGDALTMRLYGNINRTDADAWDINNQQNGSYAAGREGVRNKDINALLSWKITPLQVVDFSYGYSRQGNIYAGDTQYSNANASPNGLVESLYGHETNRLYRQSYGVAHNGIWDWGQSTLSFNYEKTNNTRLTEGSTGRVEGIINDNSFNTSRLESYRVNGEVNVPFELWVDHTLTLGAEWNRDRLNDPASMSATDAAGVTIGGTSGDPAGRSSENSADLSGIYLEDNIAATSSTELIPGLRFDYHDSFGGNWSPSLNLSQSLGDNFTLKAGIARAFKAPNLYQSTEGYLLATRGNGCPLTLTSGSCYLLGNDDLDPEISINKEVGLEFAHDGWIAGVTWFRNDYKNKIVSGTDRVGRASNGYNILRWENGGKAVVEGLEGNLSVPVIRDTLEWRTNATWMITSESKQTGNPLSIIPEYTINTQLDWQVTDKFSTNVNWTMYGRQKPREYAEIRTEAGTLSNREVAAYSVVGLNLNYDLTKNLRATTGINNLLDKRVYRENEGASTYNEPGRAWYAGVTLSF, encoded by the coding sequence GTGCTGGTCAGCACCAGCACGCTGGCCGCTGACGACACAGAACGCCTTGCCGCCGACGAGGCGATGATCGTGACCGCCGAGCAGGAATTGAAGCAGCAGCCTGGCGCCTCGGTGATCACCGCGGAAGATATCAAAAAGAGCCCGCCGGTAAACGATCTCTCCGATATCATTCGCAAAATGCCCGGCGTCAACCTCACCGGTAACAGCGCCAGCGGCAGCCGCGGCAACAATCGCCAGATCGATATTCGCGGCATGGGACCGGAAAATACCCTGATTCTGATCGATGGCGTGCCGGTCACCTCGCGCAACGCCGTTCGCTACAGCTGGCGCGGCGAGCGTGATACGCGCGGCGACAGCAACTGGGTGCCTGCGGAAATGGTGGAGCGCATCGACGTGCTGCGCGGCCCCGCTGCGGCGCGCTATGGCTCCGGTGCCGCGGGCGGCGTGGTCAATATCATTACCAAACGCCCTACCCGTGACTGGCACGGCTCGCTGTCGCTGTTTACCAACCAGCCGGAAGATGATGCCGAAGGCGACACCCGCCGCGCCAACTTCAATCTCAGCGGCCCGCTGGCCGGCGACGCGCTGACCATGCGCCTTTACGGCAACATCAACAGAACCGATGCCGACGCCTGGGATATCAACAATCAGCAAAACGGCTCTTACGCCGCCGGTCGCGAAGGTGTGCGCAATAAAGATATCAATGCGCTGCTATCGTGGAAAATCACGCCGCTGCAGGTGGTGGATTTTAGCTATGGCTACAGCCGCCAGGGCAATATTTACGCCGGTGATACGCAGTACAGCAACGCTAACGCCAGCCCGAATGGCCTGGTAGAATCACTGTATGGCCATGAGACCAATCGTCTTTATCGTCAGAGCTACGGAGTTGCGCATAACGGCATCTGGGATTGGGGACAGTCAACGCTCAGTTTCAACTATGAAAAAACCAATAATACCCGCCTGACCGAAGGCTCGACCGGCCGCGTTGAGGGCATCATCAACGACAACAGCTTCAACACCAGCCGTCTGGAGAGCTATCGCGTCAATGGCGAAGTTAACGTGCCGTTTGAGCTGTGGGTCGACCATACGCTGACGCTGGGCGCAGAATGGAACCGCGATCGGCTGAACGATCCCGCTTCAATGTCAGCTACTGATGCGGCGGGCGTAACCATCGGCGGGACGTCCGGCGATCCTGCCGGACGCAGCAGCGAAAACAGCGCCGACCTCAGCGGCATCTATCTGGAAGATAATATTGCCGCCACCTCCTCTACCGAACTGATTCCCGGTCTGCGTTTCGACTATCACGATAGCTTTGGCGGTAACTGGAGTCCGAGCCTGAACCTCTCCCAGAGCCTCGGCGATAACTTCACCCTGAAAGCGGGCATTGCGCGCGCCTTCAAGGCACCGAACCTTTATCAGTCCACCGAAGGCTATCTGCTGGCCACGCGCGGCAACGGCTGTCCGTTAACCCTGACCAGCGGCAGCTGTTATCTGCTGGGCAATGACGATCTGGATCCGGAGATCAGCATCAACAAAGAAGTTGGCCTTGAGTTTGCGCATGACGGCTGGATCGCGGGCGTCACCTGGTTCCGCAACGATTATAAAAACAAAATCGTCTCCGGCACCGATCGGGTGGGCAGAGCCTCCAACGGCTACAACATTCTGCGCTGGGAGAATGGCGGCAAGGCGGTAGTGGAAGGTCTGGAAGGCAATCTGAGCGTGCCGGTGATTCGCGATACGCTGGAATGGCGCACTAATGCCACCTGGATGATCACCTCCGAGAGCAAGCAAACCGGCAATCCGCTGTCGATCATCCCGGAATACACCATCAATACGCAGCTCGACTGGCAGGTAACCGACAAGTTCTCCACCAATGTGAACTGGACGATGTATGGCCGCCAGAAGCCGCGCGAGTATGCCGAGATTCGTACCGAAGCGGGCACGCTCTCCAACCGCGAAGTGGCTGCCTATTCGGTGGTTGGTCTGAACCTTAATTACGATCTCACCAAAAATCTGCGTGCCACCACGGGTATCAATAACCTGCTGGATAAGCGCGTCTATCGCGAGAACGAAGGTGCCTCGACCTACAACGAACCGGGACGTGCCTGGTACGCAGGCGTCACCCTGTCGTTTTGA
- a CDS encoding DUF421 domain-containing protein: MKQVDISLSDVTRLVLGSHPPLFLLEVVIRALICFVIIIVALRLLGRRVASQYTLIELSAVITLAGTMGVPLLDDKRGLLPPLLIVIGLLAMQHLMGHISLHYRSVDRLLVGPERIALEDGRLQLDTLRGTVLSREKMFSLLRCRGVQQLGQLSRVYLEPSGALTLIWSDTPQPGLPIVPHDDKALLAAMQDDGHLACASCGHVIEQQPAPNCACTRCHAQHWLPACVSVED; this comes from the coding sequence ATGAAACAGGTTGATATTTCACTTTCGGATGTCACCCGTTTGGTTTTGGGCAGCCATCCTCCGCTATTTTTACTTGAAGTGGTGATCCGCGCGTTGATCTGTTTTGTCATTATCATCGTCGCACTGCGCCTGCTGGGTCGCCGCGTCGCCTCGCAATATACGCTGATTGAACTCTCTGCGGTGATTACCCTCGCGGGCACCATGGGCGTGCCACTGCTGGACGATAAGCGCGGCCTGTTGCCACCGCTGCTGATCGTAATCGGCCTGCTGGCGATGCAGCATCTGATGGGCCATATCAGCCTGCACTATCGTTCTGTGGATCGGCTGCTGGTCGGGCCGGAACGCATCGCGCTGGAGGATGGCCGCCTACAGCTTGATACGCTGCGCGGCACCGTGCTCTCTCGCGAAAAAATGTTCTCTTTGCTGCGTTGTCGTGGCGTGCAGCAGCTTGGTCAGCTCAGCCGCGTCTATCTTGAGCCTTCTGGCGCGCTGACGTTGATCTGGAGCGACACACCGCAGCCGGGCCTGCCGATTGTGCCGCACGATGATAAAGCCTTGCTGGCCGCCATGCAGGATGACGGGCATCTGGCCTGTGCATCCTGTGGTCATGTCATTGAACAGCAACCGGCTCCAAACTGCGCCTGCACCCGCTGCCATGCGCAACACTGGCTGCCAGCCTGCGTCTCGGTGGAGGATTAA
- a CDS encoding DUF421 domain-containing protein: MERLNRWLMGEAPWSFAAEVMLRFVVIYLVLLLVLRLMGRRFAGQLSIIDLAIMVMLGAAIGAPLQTPDKGILTTLLLLITLLGCFRLLSLCSFYYRRVETLTQGDATPLVMDGRLALEHLQHAELSRHRAFSELRAMGVQHLGEVRRAWLEPSGQVSLLLYRQPRAGLWLLPEQSKTFTQRIAVDYCFACGHCGYVVNAQCPPEDHCEHCGRQQWQPAVKRLGIDKIYGAHEEDQRREAG; encoded by the coding sequence ATGGAGAGGCTGAACAGATGGCTGATGGGCGAAGCGCCGTGGAGCTTTGCCGCTGAAGTCATGCTGCGCTTTGTGGTCATCTATCTGGTGCTGCTGCTGGTTTTGCGTCTGATGGGCCGCCGCTTTGCCGGACAGCTGAGCATCATCGATTTGGCGATCATGGTGATGCTCGGCGCGGCAATTGGTGCGCCGCTGCAGACGCCTGATAAAGGCATTCTGACCACCCTGCTGTTGCTGATCACGCTGCTGGGCTGTTTTCGCCTGCTGTCGCTGTGCTCATTTTATTATCGCCGGGTAGAGACCCTGACCCAGGGCGATGCCACGCCGCTGGTTATGGACGGACGGCTGGCGCTGGAGCACTTGCAGCACGCCGAGCTATCACGCCATCGGGCGTTTTCCGAACTGCGCGCAATGGGGGTTCAGCACCTCGGCGAAGTGCGCCGTGCCTGGCTGGAACCCTCTGGCCAGGTTAGCCTGTTGCTGTATCGGCAACCCCGCGCGGGATTATGGCTACTGCCGGAACAGAGCAAAACGTTTACCCAACGTATCGCGGTGGACTACTGCTTTGCCTGCGGACACTGCGGCTATGTGGTCAATGCGCAATGCCCGCCGGAAGATCATTGCGAACATTGCGGCAGGCAACAATGGCAGCCTGCGGTAAAACGGCTCGGCATCGACAAGATTTATGGTGCGCATGAAGAAGATCAGCGCAGGGAAGCGGGTTGA
- a CDS encoding GtrA family protein: MYKLFVRYASVGVMNTAVHWAVFFAVHAAGVNQAFSNMSAFFIAVTFSFFANAKFTFKGTATTGRYLIYLGFMGAMAASVGQMSDSLHMPSIVTLITFSVVSLVMGFFYSKYIVFREEK, encoded by the coding sequence ATGTATAAACTATTCGTAAGATATGCATCCGTAGGGGTGATGAACACCGCTGTGCATTGGGCCGTTTTCTTTGCCGTGCATGCTGCCGGAGTTAACCAGGCATTCTCAAATATGTCTGCATTTTTCATTGCGGTAACGTTCTCCTTTTTCGCCAACGCAAAATTCACTTTCAAAGGCACGGCCACGACAGGTCGCTATCTTATATATCTGGGTTTCATGGGGGCTATGGCTGCTTCGGTAGGACAGATGAGTGACAGCCTTCACATGCCTTCTATCGTCACGCTTATCACTTTCTCAGTAGTAAGCCTTGTCATGGGCTTCTTCTATTCAAAATATATTGTTTTCAGGGAGGAAAAATGA
- a CDS encoding glycosyltransferase family 2 protein, translating into MKISLVVPVFNEEETIPIFYQAVRRELTRHEVEIVFINDGSKDGTEGIINALSVSDALVKAISFTRNFGKEPALFAGLEHATGDAVIPIDVDLQDPISVIPQLIERWQAGADVVLAKRTDRSTDGHMKRKTAEWFYRLHNKISSPTIEENVGDFRLMSRNTADHIKAMSERNLFMKGILSWVGGNVEVVEYSRAERVAGESKFNGWKLWNLALEGITSFSTFPLRMWTYIGLFVAGLSFLYGAFMVIDTLIFGNPVNGYPSIIVSILFLGGVQLIGIGVLGEYIGRIYIETKERPRYIVKEGINHENK; encoded by the coding sequence ATGAAGATATCTCTCGTCGTTCCGGTCTTCAATGAAGAGGAAACGATACCCATTTTCTACCAGGCAGTGCGCAGGGAATTAACCAGGCATGAGGTTGAAATCGTTTTTATCAATGATGGAAGCAAGGACGGAACCGAGGGGATAATTAATGCCCTGTCCGTTTCCGATGCGCTTGTTAAGGCAATCTCATTCACTCGTAACTTTGGCAAAGAGCCGGCTCTTTTCGCTGGCCTAGAACATGCCACTGGCGATGCAGTTATTCCGATTGATGTCGACCTGCAGGACCCTATATCTGTTATTCCGCAACTCATTGAGAGGTGGCAAGCGGGCGCTGATGTAGTACTGGCAAAGCGTACCGACCGCAGCACAGATGGCCATATGAAACGTAAAACAGCTGAGTGGTTCTACCGCCTGCATAATAAAATAAGCAGCCCTACCATTGAAGAGAATGTCGGCGACTTCCGGTTAATGTCACGCAATACAGCGGACCACATTAAAGCGATGTCAGAGCGTAACCTTTTCATGAAAGGCATACTGAGCTGGGTGGGAGGAAATGTTGAGGTTGTGGAATACAGCCGCGCTGAGCGCGTTGCAGGCGAAAGTAAATTCAATGGCTGGAAGCTGTGGAATCTTGCGTTGGAGGGAATCACATCTTTCTCTACTTTCCCCCTCCGTATGTGGACTTACATTGGGCTGTTCGTTGCTGGCTTGTCTTTTCTGTACGGGGCCTTCATGGTGATAGATACTCTGATATTCGGTAATCCTGTAAATGGTTATCCTTCAATAATAGTTTCTATCTTGTTTCTCGGTGGTGTTCAGCTTATCGGGATAGGGGTGCTGGGCGAATACATTGGCAGAATTTACATCGAAACAAAAGAACGCCCTAGATATATCGTTAAGGAAGGTATAAATCATGAAAATAAGTAG
- a CDS encoding helix-turn-helix transcriptional regulator, translated as MSSVKLIQEEEVMKKLHVTSRTTMWKYCQMHNFPKPVRTRPKPYLESAVDDWIINGGTNQKAS; from the coding sequence ATGTCTTCAGTAAAACTTATTCAGGAAGAGGAAGTGATGAAAAAGTTGCACGTCACTTCACGCACAACTATGTGGAAATATTGCCAGATGCATAATTTCCCGAAGCCTGTCAGAACGCGCCCCAAGCCGTATCTTGAAAGCGCGGTTGATGACTGGATAATTAATGGCGGAACTAATCAGAAAGCTTCCTGA
- the sbcB gene encoding exodeoxyribonuclease I produces MANQNVQPTFLFHDYETFGKSPSLDRPAQFAGIRTDMDFNIIGEPEVFYCQPADDYLPQPEAVMITGITPQLAKARGISEVEFAARIHALFTVPGTCVVGYNNVRFDDEVTRNIFYRNFYDPYAWSWQNGNSRWDLLDVMRACYALRPDGINWPENEEGFPSFRLELLTKANGVAHENAHDAMSDVYATIAMARLVKEKQPKLFDFLFSHRNKQKLNTLIDIPQMKPLLHISGMFGAWRGNTSWIAPLAWHPENRNALIVCDLAGDITPLLTLDADALRERLYTRADALNGEAAVPIKLVHINKCPVLAPANTLRPEDAQRLDIDRQHCLNNLATLRQQSDIREKVVALFAEAEPFTPSEDVDAQIYNGFFSDADKAAMTILQQTEAKNLPALDLTFNDARIEKLLFRYRARNFPGTLDDAEQQRWLQHRREVLNPERVQSFLLELESLASLHEADSDKIAQLKALYEYARELVS; encoded by the coding sequence TTGGCAAACCAAAACGTACAACCTACCTTCCTTTTCCACGATTATGAGACCTTCGGCAAGAGCCCGTCGCTGGATCGGCCGGCGCAGTTTGCCGGTATCCGTACCGATATGGATTTCAATATCATCGGTGAGCCGGAGGTGTTTTATTGCCAGCCCGCGGATGATTATCTGCCGCAGCCGGAGGCGGTGATGATCACCGGCATTACGCCACAGCTGGCGAAGGCGCGCGGCATCAGTGAAGTGGAGTTTGCGGCGCGGATTCATGCGCTGTTTACGGTGCCGGGCACCTGCGTGGTGGGCTACAACAACGTGCGTTTTGATGATGAAGTGACGCGCAATATCTTTTATCGCAACTTCTACGATCCTTACGCCTGGAGCTGGCAAAACGGTAATTCGCGCTGGGATCTGCTCGACGTGATGCGCGCCTGCTATGCGCTGCGCCCCGATGGCATTAACTGGCCGGAAAATGAAGAAGGCTTTCCCAGCTTCCGCCTTGAGCTGCTGACCAAAGCCAACGGCGTGGCGCATGAAAATGCGCACGATGCGATGTCAGATGTGTACGCCACTATCGCCATGGCCAGGCTGGTAAAAGAGAAGCAGCCCAAACTATTCGACTTCCTGTTTAGCCATCGCAACAAGCAGAAACTCAATACGCTGATTGATATCCCGCAGATGAAACCGCTGCTGCATATTTCCGGCATGTTTGGCGCCTGGCGCGGCAATACCAGTTGGATCGCGCCGCTGGCCTGGCATCCGGAAAATCGTAACGCGCTGATTGTTTGCGATCTGGCTGGCGATATTACGCCCTTGCTGACGCTGGATGCCGACGCCCTGCGCGAGCGGCTTTATACTCGCGCCGATGCGCTGAACGGTGAAGCGGCGGTGCCGATCAAGCTGGTGCACATCAATAAATGCCCGGTGCTGGCGCCCGCCAATACGCTGCGGCCGGAAGATGCGCAACGGTTGGACATCGATCGCCAGCACTGCCTGAATAATCTGGCAACGCTGCGCCAGCAAAGCGACATCCGTGAAAAAGTGGTGGCGCTGTTTGCTGAAGCTGAACCGTTTACCCCGTCCGAGGATGTTGACGCGCAGATCTATAACGGCTTTTTCAGTGATGCCGATAAAGCCGCCATGACCATTTTGCAGCAGACTGAGGCGAAGAATCTGCCAGCGCTGGATCTGACGTTCAACGATGCGCGCATTGAGAAATTGCTGTTTCGCTACCGGGCGCGCAACTTTCCCGGCACGCTGGATGATGCTGAACAGCAGCGCTGGTTGCAGCATCGTCGGGAAGTGTTGAATCCGGAGCGGGTGCAGAGTTTCCTGCTGGAGCTTGAGTCGCTGGCCAGCCTGCATGAGGCGGACAGCGATAAGATAGCGCAGCTGAAAGCGCTGTATGAGTACGCGCGCGAACTGGTTTCGTAA
- a CDS encoding GntP family transporter — protein sequence MSTALLLAIATASIVILLLLVIKAKVHPFVALLIVSLFVAIATGIPAEKIMETITSGMGGLLGHITIIIVLGAMLGAVIEASGGAESLAQRFSKSLGIKRTVAALTMAAFILGIPVFFEVGFIIVIPLIYGFTKVARVSPLKFGLPMAGVMLTVHVALPTHPGAAAAAGILHTDMGWLMMLGIVISIPVGIVGYYVAKLMNRRHFQLSVEVLEQLQMAKPEGAPKKHEPAPPGALTISGLIVVPIVLIVLGTLSHTLLDEASMLRKVMTVIGTPPIALLIALALAAWLLGLRRGWSKDKLEQLTAHAIPGSASVILVAGAGGAFGKVLVESGVGNALALTLEALHLPLMPAAFILSLALRASQGSATVAILTTSGLLAQALTGVSEMQRVLITLAACFGGLGLSHVNDAGFWVVTRYLGLSVADGLRTWTVLTTMMGVCGFALTWLVWAMV from the coding sequence ATGTCGACCGCGTTGCTGTTAGCCATTGCGACCGCCAGCATTGTCATTTTGCTGCTGCTGGTTATTAAAGCCAAAGTTCATCCTTTTGTTGCCTTGCTGATAGTGAGCCTGTTTGTGGCGATCGCCACCGGCATTCCCGCTGAAAAAATCATGGAAACGATCACCAGCGGCATGGGCGGATTGCTCGGGCATATCACCATTATCATCGTGCTGGGCGCCATGCTCGGCGCGGTGATCGAAGCCTCCGGCGGCGCTGAGTCGCTGGCGCAGCGCTTCAGCAAATCGCTGGGTATCAAGCGCACGGTGGCCGCGCTGACCATGGCGGCGTTTATCCTTGGGATTCCGGTGTTTTTCGAGGTCGGCTTTATCATCGTGATTCCGCTGATTTATGGCTTTACCAAGGTGGCGCGCGTCTCGCCGCTGAAGTTTGGTTTGCCGATGGCGGGCGTAATGTTAACGGTGCATGTCGCCTTGCCAACCCATCCGGGCGCAGCAGCGGCGGCGGGTATTCTGCATACCGATATGGGCTGGCTGATGATGCTTGGCATCGTGATTTCGATTCCGGTGGGCATTGTCGGTTATTACGTGGCGAAGCTGATGAACCGCCGCCATTTTCAGCTTAGCGTTGAGGTCCTTGAGCAATTGCAGATGGCGAAGCCAGAAGGCGCACCGAAAAAACATGAGCCTGCACCGCCGGGTGCGCTGACCATTAGCGGACTGATCGTGGTGCCGATTGTATTGATCGTGCTGGGCACGCTGTCGCACACGCTGCTGGATGAAGCCAGCATGCTGCGCAAAGTGATGACGGTGATCGGCACACCGCCGATTGCGCTGCTGATTGCGCTGGCGCTGGCCGCCTGGCTGTTGGGGCTGCGCCGCGGCTGGAGCAAAGACAAGCTGGAGCAGCTTACTGCCCACGCTATTCCTGGTTCTGCCAGTGTGATTCTGGTGGCGGGCGCGGGCGGCGCTTTCGGCAAAGTGCTGGTGGAGTCGGGCGTCGGTAACGCGCTGGCCCTGACGCTGGAGGCGCTGCATCTGCCCCTGATGCCCGCGGCGTTTATCCTGTCGCTGGCGCTGCGCGCCTCCCAGGGGTCGGCCACGGTCGCCATTCTCACCACCAGCGGCCTGCTGGCACAGGCGCTAACCGGCGTCAGTGAGATGCAACGGGTGTTGATTACGCTGGCGGCCTGCTTCGGCGGCCTCGGATTATCGCACGTTAATGACGCCGGATTTTGGGTGGTCACGCGCTATCTTGGCCTGTCGGTCGCCGATGGCCTGCGCACCTGGACGGTGCTCACCACGATGATGGGCGTCTGCGGTTTTGCCCTGACCTGGTTGGTCTGGGCGATGGTATAA
- a CDS encoding HPr family phosphocarrier protein, producing MPKFAANLSTQFTELPFIERFAAAAAAGFEAVEFLFPYEYPAAQLKQLLNENQLQLVLFNTAPGNVAAGEWGVSAIPGREAEARADIDRALEYARALHCPQVHIMAATLPEGADREAFCQTFISNMRYAAERFAPYNIDLLIEALNPLTKPNYLYASQYQTLEMVKRIDRPGVYTQLDLFHAQLVDGNLSHLIRHFAGCYRHVQIASAPDRHEPDSGEINYPWLFALLDEVGYRGWIGCEYFPRGNTLDGLGWFQPWATRR from the coding sequence ATGCCAAAGTTTGCGGCTAACCTGTCGACACAGTTCACCGAACTGCCTTTTATCGAACGCTTTGCTGCGGCTGCCGCTGCGGGCTTCGAGGCGGTGGAATTTCTGTTCCCCTATGAATATCCGGCGGCGCAGCTGAAGCAGTTGCTGAACGAGAATCAGCTGCAGCTGGTGCTGTTTAATACCGCACCAGGCAACGTCGCGGCGGGCGAGTGGGGCGTATCTGCCATTCCGGGACGCGAAGCGGAGGCGCGAGCGGATATCGATCGCGCGCTGGAATATGCGCGTGCACTCCATTGTCCGCAGGTACACATCATGGCGGCCACGCTGCCAGAGGGTGCCGATCGTGAAGCCTTTTGCCAGACGTTCATCAGCAATATGCGCTACGCCGCCGAGCGCTTTGCACCGTACAACATCGATCTGCTGATTGAGGCGCTGAACCCGCTGACCAAACCCAACTATCTCTATGCCAGCCAGTATCAGACGCTGGAGATGGTAAAGCGCATCGATCGGCCTGGCGTCTATACCCAGCTGGATCTGTTCCATGCGCAGTTGGTTGACGGCAACCTCAGTCACCTGATTCGCCACTTTGCTGGCTGCTATCGCCACGTGCAGATCGCTTCTGCGCCCGATCGGCATGAACCGGACAGCGGCGAGATTAACTATCCGTGGCTGTTTGCGTTGCTTGATGAGGTGGGATACCGCGGCTGGATCGGCTGTGAATACTTTCCCCGCGGCAACACGCTGGACGGCCTGGGCTGGTTTCAGCCGTGGGCAACGCGCCGTTAA
- a CDS encoding aldolase, which yields MTEQQARQEMVQLGASLFQRGYATGSAGNLSVLLEDGRLLATPTGSCLGELQAENLSTVTLQGEWLAGDKPSKEIAFHRALYLNNPTCKAVVHLHSHYLTALSCLQDLDTNNCIKPFTPYVVMRVGDVPVVPYYRPGDVRLAEDLAVLAPRYRGFLLANHGSVVVGGSLREAADNTEELEETARLIFTLGDRPVRYLTDGEVAELRS from the coding sequence ATGACTGAACAACAGGCACGACAGGAGATGGTGCAGCTTGGCGCGTCGCTGTTCCAGCGTGGCTACGCCACCGGCTCGGCGGGCAACCTCTCGGTATTACTGGAGGATGGCCGTTTGCTGGCCACGCCAACCGGCTCCTGCCTCGGCGAGCTGCAGGCAGAAAACCTGTCTACCGTGACGCTGCAGGGCGAGTGGCTGGCGGGCGATAAGCCATCCAAAGAGATCGCCTTTCATCGCGCGCTCTATCTGAATAATCCTACCTGCAAAGCGGTGGTGCATCTGCACAGCCATTACCTTACCGCGCTCTCTTGCCTGCAGGATCTTGATACCAACAACTGCATTAAACCTTTCACGCCCTATGTGGTGATGCGCGTCGGCGATGTGCCGGTGGTGCCCTATTATCGGCCAGGTGACGTGCGGCTGGCGGAAGATCTCGCCGTGCTGGCGCCGCGCTATCGGGGTTTCCTGCTGGCGAATCACGGCTCGGTGGTGGTCGGCGGTTCGTTACGTGAGGCGGCAGATAATACCGAGGAGCTGGAGGAGACGGCGCGCCTGATCTTCACCCTTGGCGATCGGCCTGTGCGTTATCTCACCGACGGCGAAGTCGCGGAATTAAGGAGCTAA